The following are encoded in a window of Actinomycetota bacterium genomic DNA:
- a CDS encoding DUF433 domain-containing protein has product DRITIQPGKRGGKPCVRGLRITVSDVLGYLASGMSESAILRDFPDLELEDIRACLAFAADRERKLVAGA; this is encoded by the coding sequence CGATCGGATCACGATCCAGCCCGGGAAGCGCGGGGGAAAGCCCTGCGTTCGCGGGCTGCGGATCACGGTGTCCGACGTGTTGGGCTATCTCGCCTCGGGGATGAGTGAATCAGCGATCTTGCGCGACTTTCCCGACCTTGAGTTGGAAGACATTCGCGCCTGTCTCGCGTTTGCCGCTGATCGTGAACGCAAGCTCGTCGCGGGCGCTTGA